A segment of the Candidatus Poribacteria bacterium genome:
TTGTGTCAATATATCACGAGAAAAACCATTTACTTCTCTCATGACTAATTGCATTCCTGAACATATTATGACAGGCGGTTTTGGCTCAGCTGGGCAGTACTTTCCTTTCTACATCTATGATGAAGATGGCACGAACCGACGGGAAAACATTACGGATTGGGCATTGGTACAGTTCAAAGTGCATTACAAAGACGCGAGCATCACCAAGTGGGATATTTTTCATTATACTTATGCGCTCCTGCATCATCCTGCGTATCGGGAACGGTATCAGGTGAATCTCAAACGGGATTTGCCGCATATTCCTTACGCACCCGAATTTTGGGAATTTGTTGAGGCGGGCAGACGGTTGGCAGATATCCACGTTCATTATGAAGACCAACCTCAGTATAAATTAGATCTGATTGAAGCACCGGATATGCCGCTGGATTGGCGTGTGACACAGATGAAATTCTCTAAAGACAAAACAGAGATAAAATACAACGATTTCTTGACGTTGGCGGGAATTCCTGCGGAGGCGTTTGCGTATCGGTTGGGGAACCGCTCGGCATTGGAGTGGGTGGTGGATCAGTATCGTGTGAAGACGGATAGGCGGAGCGGTATCAAGAACGATCCAAATCGCTTGGACGATGAAACGTATATCGTGGATTTGATTCGGAAGGTCATCGGTGTGAGTTTGGAGACGGTGGGGATTGTTGAGGGGTTGTTGGGGTTGAAAATCTCTGAGGAGAAATCATAATGGATAGGAAAATAAGGATTATAATGCTTGTAATGGCATTAGGCATGATGTGTGCCGAAGAGTTGATGATATTGTCTGCACAGGATTCAACGGGATCTGCAACTCAACAAACGCAAATTCCAAACGACACATCAAAAGAGCAAGTATCAACACACACTCCTCAGGATCCCCTTACCCAGCAAACGCAACCTTCAAATGATACAACAGGAGAAAATCCATCTACTGGTATCCGTATATTCGGTATCCATTTCGATCCAACACTTAGATTGGACATGTCCCTTAGTATTTTTCTTATGCTCCTTGTTTTCATTTTTGGCAGTAAAACACGATCCAAATCCCCTCCAGAATTGACAAGTGAAGAAGTAAGCAAACCGGAGAACGCCAGTGAGGTCGAGGAATACATCAAAGCAGTTGATCGGAATCCTAAAGCCACTCTTGTAGAAAAAGCTATCGCCGATGCTTATATGTTGCAACGAGGTGAAAGGATTGAGGAGGCAATCGAAAAGTGGCGTTCCATTGCTAACATTACTGAGGGTAACGATAATAGACTTGCTTCTCGTGGTTTGGTTTCAGTTGGTTACCTCTGTGTAAAAGAAGGCATGGGAGAGGACGCATTATTGGCTTTAAACAAGGCAATTAACTTGGAACCAGATTTCGTTGAAGCTTACAACAATCGGGGTGCAGCGAAGAACCTCCTTGGAAAACATCAGGATGCTATTGCTGATTATGATAAGGCGATTCGACTAAAACCCGAATATGCTGGAGCCTATGATAGTAGAGGTTCGACAAAGTACTTGCTTGGAAGGAGCCAGGATGCCATTGCTGATTACAATGAGGCAATCCGGCTAAAATCAGATGATGTCCAAGCGTATTATCACCGAGGACAGGCGAATAAAGCCGTTAAAAAATATGAGGAAGCTCTCGCTGACTATGATAAGGTGATTGATTTACAACCGAATTGTGCCGAGGTCTATAACCATCGGGGTTCTCTACAGGTTATGCTTGGACACTATAGGAAGGCCATCACCGATTACACCAAAGCAATTCAACTAATAAAATCTGGCGAGGTAAAACTTAACAACAGTCAAGAAAACTCCATTTCTTTCACTCTTAAAGAAAACACAAAATTTGGTGAGGCAGAAGTCTACTACAACCGCGGAGTCACAAGAGCTAGGATCGGAGAATATGAGGAGGCTTTTGCTGATTTCAATGAGGCACTTCGACTAAAACCTGATTATGCAGAAGCATACAATAATCGCGGTCAAATCAACACTCTGCTTGGGAAACACGAAGACTCTCTGACTGACTATAACGAAGCAATTCGGCTAAAACCCGATTATGTTGAAGCCTATAGCAACCGAGGTCCCACAAATCTTATCTTTGGTAAATACGCGGAGGCTCTTATGGATCTAAACGAAGTCATCCACCACCAACCTAATTCTGTGCTTGCTTTTGTCAATCGGGCGGAGGCAAAGGTGAATTTGAATCGCATAGACGAAGCGAGATCAGATTTCCAAACCGCTTTGGAATTGGCAGAGCAACAGCAGAACACTGATCTTAAAGCCTCTATTGCGACACGATTTCAGCAACTTGACAATTCAACATTACAAACCGATGAAACATGATATAGTAGAGCCCGTAATTATTTGCCCATGCAGGAACCGTAGGGATTGGGGAACCTTGGAGAAACACCATAGTCCTTACAAATGCCGCCCCTACGGGGCTTGGTTCCTGTCGGAGACATGTTTCTACACAGAGGCCGTCCCTACGGGACTAAAGAGGGTTGCTGGGGTGTACGAAGTTTATGGCTAAAACCCGGCGCAGTTGGAATGCAGGTCGCATTTGGGCGTGTACGCCGCAAAACAGCGCCTACCGGACCTGGGCCTACGACGGTTATTTGCTCTAAAATTGACACTTATGGGGAACCTTGGAGAAACACTGTACGAGCGTGTCGTGTGAACTGTGAAGTTGTATGTTCCGATGCCACAGGCTAACGGTTTCCTATGCTACAAATATAAACTTACTTTCGGAATTTACTATAAACAGAGGTAGGCGTAAATAATGTTAACATTCAGATTTGCGAAAAATAATC
Coding sequences within it:
- a CDS encoding tetratricopeptide repeat protein: MDRKIRIIMLVMALGMMCAEELMILSAQDSTGSATQQTQIPNDTSKEQVSTHTPQDPLTQQTQPSNDTTGENPSTGIRIFGIHFDPTLRLDMSLSIFLMLLVFIFGSKTRSKSPPELTSEEVSKPENASEVEEYIKAVDRNPKATLVEKAIADAYMLQRGERIEEAIEKWRSIANITEGNDNRLASRGLVSVGYLCVKEGMGEDALLALNKAINLEPDFVEAYNNRGAAKNLLGKHQDAIADYDKAIRLKPEYAGAYDSRGSTKYLLGRSQDAIADYNEAIRLKSDDVQAYYHRGQANKAVKKYEEALADYDKVIDLQPNCAEVYNHRGSLQVMLGHYRKAITDYTKAIQLIKSGEVKLNNSQENSISFTLKENTKFGEAEVYYNRGVTRARIGEYEEAFADFNEALRLKPDYAEAYNNRGQINTLLGKHEDSLTDYNEAIRLKPDYVEAYSNRGPTNLIFGKYAEALMDLNEVIHHQPNSVLAFVNRAEAKVNLNRIDEARSDFQTALELAEQQQNTDLKASIATRFQQLDNSTLQTDET